A single region of the Chelmon rostratus isolate fCheRos1 chromosome 5, fCheRos1.pri, whole genome shotgun sequence genome encodes:
- the zbtb34 gene encoding zinc finger and BTB domain-containing protein 34: MLIWKTAVGKLEKHIQEMDDGSYIEFDVPEFSNTVLTQLNELRLQGKLCDIIVHIQGQPFRAHKAVLAASSPYFRDHSALSTMSGLSISVIKSPEVFEQLLAFCYTGHMSLQLKDIISFLTAASFLQMQAIIDKCTQILESIHSKISIPVSVCSPEKDDSQTSHNGVNDSNLFVNPTQISPPYYSRQSQAGHEGRFELAGKGLGRGRQQQEEGQSDRGSSDSVSEHDAPMEGETEQVELIGKDGQVTDVHVKIEKTDRPTYSDSSSAGDDGYHTELVDGEQVLAVSVGSYGPVIQPATYSYSGLSSPCFVNLSSSSPSRSILSGFRGGRARAKRPLAIPAGVLSHIKPGSDDGEAAVGPTGLENDVRERSLRSQWYPYSERLICIYCGKTFNQKGSLDRHMRLHMGITPFVCKFCGKKYTRKDQLEYHIRGHTDNKPFHCQICGKCFPFQGTLNQHLRKKHMGASEGSNHVDSPERTEGSSGQKDQEETSEGMAFEAQYAEEAPANDMEESSKCSPEEAQASRCDF; the protein is encoded by the exons ATGCTAATCTGGAAGACG GCTGTCGGCAAACTGGAGAAACATATCCAAGAAATGGACGACGGCAGCTACATCGAGTTTGATGTGCCGGAGTTCAGTAACACTGTCCTGACCCAGCTCAATGAGCTGCGGCTGCAAGGGAAGTTGTGTGACATCATTGTTCACATTCAGGGCCAGCCATTTCGAGCCCACAAGGCTGTGCTGGCAGCTAGTTCACCCTACTTTCGTGACCACTCAGCTCTTAGCACCATGAGTGGCCTTTCCATCTCGGTCATCAAAAGCCCTGAGGTGTTTGAGCAGCTTCTTGCATTCTGCTACACGGGTCACATGTCCCTGCAGCTCAAGGATATTATCAGTTTCCTCACTGCTGCCAGCTTTCTGCAGATGCAGGCCATCATTGACAAGTGTACCCAAATCCTGGAGAGCATCCACTCCAAGATCAGTATCCCAGTTAGCGTCTGCAGCCCAGAGAAGGACGACTCTCAGACCAGCCACAATGGGGTCAATGACAGCAACCTCTTTGTAAACCCTACCCAGATCTCCCCCCCTTACTACTCCCGGCAGAGTCAGGCAGGACACGAAGGGCGCTTTGAGCTGGCAGGAAAAGGACTGGGCCGGGGGCGGCAGCAGCAAGAGGAAGGCCAGTCGGACCGAGGCAGCAGCGATAGCGTGTCGGAGCATGACGCTCCCATGGAGGGAGAAACGGAGCAAGTGGAACTGATTGGCAAAGATGGGCAAGTAACAGATGTGCATGTGAAGATAGAGAAGACCGACAGGCCCACTTACTCAGATAGTTCCTCAGCTGGTGATGACGGCTACCACACGGAGTTGGTAGACGGAGAGCAGGTCTTGGCTGTTAGTGTGGGTTCTTACGGTCCTGTGATCCAGCCTGCTACCTATTCTTACTCAGGGCTGTCCTCCCCGTGCTTTGTCAACCTTAGCAGCTCCAGTCCTTCCCGCTCCATACTCAGCGGCTTCAGGGGCGGGCGAGCCAGGGCAAAGCGCCCCTTGGCCATCCCAGCGGGGGTGCTGAGTCATATCAAACCGGGCTCAGATGACGGCGAAGCAGCTGTGGGACCCACAGGATTGGAGAACGATGTGCGGGAGCGCAGCCTGCGGAGCCAGTGGTACCCCTACAGCGAGAGACTCATTTGCATCTACTGCGGAAAGACCTTCAATCAGAAAGGGAGCCTGGATCGCCACATGCGCCTGCACATGGGAATCACCCCATTTGTTTGTAAATTCTGTGGCAAGAAGTACACAAGAAAAGACCAGCTGGAGTACCACATCCGTGGCCACACGGACAACAAGCCCTTCCACTGTCAGATCTGTGGCAAATGCTTCCCGTTTCAGGGCACCCTTAACCAGCACCTGAGGAAGAAGCACATGGGAGCATCAGAGGGCAGTAATCACGTGGACTCTCCAGAGAGGACGGAGGGAAGCTCAGGTCAGAAGGACCAGGAGGAGACGTCTGAGGGGATGGCCTTTGAGGCGCAATATGCAGAAGAGGCACCAGCCAATGATATGGAGGAGAGTTCAAAATGCAGTCCGGAGGAGGCTCAAGCATCAAGATGTGATTTTTAG